In one Nicotiana tomentosiformis chromosome 6, ASM39032v3, whole genome shotgun sequence genomic region, the following are encoded:
- the LOC104105968 gene encoding probable 6-phosphogluconolactonase 4, chloroplastic has product MATQKGKKTVLKFDSEEDVANALAKYTADLSDKFIKDKGSFTVVLSGGTLIDSMRKLVEKPYKDSVDWSKWWIFWVDERVVPLDHGDSNYKLASDGFLSKVPIPSSNIYAINDKESPEGAATDYEARVKQLVESKVLPLSAISGFPKFDLMLLGMGPDGHVASLFPTRSQRHEKEGLVTFITDSPKPPPPRITFTFPVINSASEIAMVITGAELANIVDVVLGSGLAADGIPPPATEVSAEEELTWFLDKDAASKLETSE; this is encoded by the exons ATGGCGACCCAGAAAGGGAAGAAGACGGTGTTAAAGTTCGACTCTGAAGAAGATGTAGCAAACGCACTCGCCAAATACACTGCTGATTTGTCTGATAAGTTCATCAAAGACAAAGGTTCTTTCACTGTTGTGCTCTCTGGAGGCACTCTTATTGATTCCATGAG GAAACTAGTGGAGAAGCCTTACAAAGATTCAGTTGATTGGTCGAAATGGTGGATTTTTTGGGTGGATGAGCGGGTAGTTCCTCTGGATCACGGTGACAGCAATTACAAACTTGCCTCGGATGGTTTTCTTTCTAAG GTTCCAATCCCCTCTTCTAACATTTATGCAATCAATGACAAGGAGTCACCTGAGGGTGCAGCTACTGATTATGAGGCTCGTGTGAAACAATTGGTTGAAAGCAAAGTTCTGCCCTTATCGGCGATTAGTGGATTCCCCAAATTTGATCTTATGCTATTAGGTATGGGGCCAGACGGACATGTGGCTTCTTTGTTTCCTACACGTTCTCAACGCCATGAGAAGGAGGGGTTGGTCACCTTCATCACAGACTCACCAAAACCTCCTCCGCCAAGGATTACTTTCACGTTTCCGGTAATTAATTCTGCTTCAGAGATAGCAATGGTGATCACGGGAGCAGAGTTAGCCAATATTGTTGATGTGGTTCTGGGAAGTGGACTTGCTGCTGATGGGATTCCTCCTCCTGCTACGGAAGTTTCAGCTGAAGAGGAGCTGACTTGGTTTTTAGACAAGGATGCTGCATCAAAACTAGAGACCTCGGAATGA